A genomic stretch from Arachis stenosperma cultivar V10309 chromosome 3, arast.V10309.gnm1.PFL2, whole genome shotgun sequence includes:
- the LOC130966076 gene encoding uncharacterized protein LOC130966076, which yields MGFGQRWRNRVKECLSTASMSVLVNGSPTRPFKMERGLRQGDPLSPLLFVLLVDVLHRMLGEAVRNRHITPLLEWVEQVCGLLGCKQAGLPVRYLEISLGANPRLVKTWKPIIDKVEEKLTL from the exons ATGGGGTTCGGACAAAGGTGGAGGAATAGGGTGAAAGAGTGTCTAAGTACGGCATCTATGTCTGTGCTGGTTAATGGATCTCCAACCAGACCGTTCAAAATGGAGAGGGGGTTGAGACAAGGTGATCCACTATCTCCTCTGCTGTTTGTGCTTTTGGTTGATGTGTTGCATAGGATGTTGGGGGAGGCCGTGAGGAATAGGCACATTACTCCGTTACTG GAATGGGTGGAGCAGGTGTGTGGCCTTTTGGGGTGTAAACAAGCTGGTCTACCAGTTCGATACCTTGAGATTTCGTTAGGAGCTAATCCAAGACTAGTGAAGACTTGGAAGCCAATCATAGATAAGGTGGAAGAGAAGCTCACCTTATAG
- the LOC130966078 gene encoding uncharacterized protein LOC130966078, which produces MLGLIETKRHEISKFDVARIWGCSNVGWEFVESVEASGGLLLVWDDDMFRSNNCYKRERWLCVEGVLTKNNFHCAFCLVYGAHGREEKRVVWEELSYIVCLCQVPVCLLGDFNEILHVEERKGASSLTGTAEDFKDWVQDMQLMDLSLNDRKFTWFKGRSCSRIDRVLVTVEWMKEFSKIRLKGGPRGLSDHCPLIMEGNRLGGGLRPFRTLDSWNLGDAQFTSKLKALTGPLRNWHKENFGNMDKRLKMLEEEIQKLDTMVSEGAYDGTTEARRKVLVSFSEKWYVRKEVHWKQMSRS; this is translated from the exons ATGTTAGGGTTGATTGAAACTAAGAGGCATGAGATATCTAAATTTGATGTTGCAAGAATTTGGGGGTGCAGTAATGTGGGTTGGGAGTTTGTAGAATCTGTCGAAGCTTCTGGGGGTTTACTGCTAGTTTGGGATGATGACATGTTTAGGTCCAACAACTGTTATAAGAGGGAGAGGTGGTTGTGTGTTGAAGGAGTgttgacaaaaaataattttcattgTGCTTTCTGTTTGGTGTATGGGGCGCACGGAAGGGAGGAGAAGCGGGTGGTGTGGGAGGAGTTGAGTTATATTGTATGTTTGTGTCAGGTTCCTGTTTGCTTATTGGGAgattttaatgagattttacaTGTCGAAGAACGCAAAGGGGCTAGTAGTTTAACAGGGACAGCGGAAGATTTTAAGGATTGGGTTCAGGATATGCAGTTGATGGACTTATCTCTCAATGATAGGAAGTTCACGTGGTTCAAAGGTCGATCATGTAGTAGGATTGATAGGGTCTTGGTTACTGTAGAGTGGATGAAGGAGTTCTCGAAAATTCGTTTGAAAGGTGGCCCAAGAGGGCTATCAGATCACTGCCCGTTGATTATGGAAGGTAACAGACTAGGTGGTGGCCTGCGTCCTTTCAGAACCCTGGATTCCTG GAACCTGGGAGATGCTCAGTTCACTAGTAAGCTGAAGGCTTTGACAGGTCCTTTGCGAAATTGGCACAAGGAAAATTTTGGGAACATGGATAAAAGACTGAAGATGTTGGAGGAGGAGATTCAGAAGCTGGATACGATGGTTAGCGAAGGCGCATATGATGGTACAACGGAGGCTAGAAGAAAGGTGTTGGTGAGCTTTTCTGAGAAATGGTATGTCAGGAAGGAGGTCCACTGGAAGCAGATGTCACGGTCTTAG